Part of the Plectropomus leopardus isolate mb chromosome 7, YSFRI_Pleo_2.0, whole genome shotgun sequence genome, CTGAGCTGCTTTCACACGTCCGCTCTCCTACCCCAGAGAAGCTAGACCTTGGTAGGCTGTCGTTGCCGTTTCTTTTCTCAGCAAACACCCGTGTGTAACTAAAAAAGCCGCAATCATGAGCAGGAAATTCTTCGTCGGTGGAAACTGGAAGATGAACGGCGACAAGGCGAGCCTGGGGGAGCTCATCAAGACCATGAACGCAGCCAAGGTGGACCCCAATGTCggtatgtgcattttttgacaaatgttaAATCtcagtttgaatatttttaatattagcCACTCTTTTGtcataagcactttttttttgcttttatagccACTCAGTTTATTTCCTCTTGTTATGTCTCCACCGAGCAGTCAAAATGGCTCGTCCATTCAATAAATCAATGACACCATTTGCATCACGTACACCCCCTTAATTTTATGCCCTTATAAAGTAAGCGTTACATTTAGTGTTAGCTTTGTATTTcttatgggattttttaaacTGAGTGAACAGTTCAGACAGAAATGCATGAGGACAGATGTCGGATGGGTTGTCAGTAATGTCGGTGGTGGGTGTGCGTTTGCAGCGGCACGTAGTCCAACAGCCGGATCTGCCTCTGCTGCGAGTGCATGGTGCATTCATGTGAGGCTGCTCGTAAATAATGTCGGTCCTGTTTCATCTGCAAAATACAATAGGCTATTGTGAACTTCCTCTTGCAATTTACTTGTTGAGCAACAAAAGTATTTAACAACTCAAAGGCCGCAGAAAACActaatacatgcatttttatttttttttaaatttggcttgTATAGATTTTCCAGCATGActtgaaagcagcagcagacattTGCCCTGTTGCTGTCTGCTTCCTGCTCactggctgctgcagctgttttttttaaggacgcggatttttttttgtaattcagtGCATGACACTGGAAATTAACACAAGAGGGTTGAATGTGTCTGGGCCTGTTTCTGTTGTCATCGAGCCAGTTGAGCTCCTCCTGCAAAGTTATGCAACTGTAGTGTTGTGCACTGTATGCCAGGCACAGGAGCAAACTGTCAGTCTGTGCTGCCTATCCTTGGACCTTGGCCCATGAAAGAATCCACCCCTTTAGGCACAAGAACACAAGCACACTTTTTCCATTTGCCTCTATGTTGTAAagctttaaagtaaaaaaaaaaatcagccgtTTTCTTCccagaatgattttttttcacatgttgcaTATTTAAGCTTTGGCTCTTTCATTTGACCCCTCTGAACTCTTGATTTTTCTCTGACCTCTGCAGAATGCAGCCATGTGGGCGACCTTTAGGAGAATGAACTCAGACCTTTAATGCAGACAGGCCTGACTGTGGCCGTGCACAAATGACCTTTACCAAACCAGTAATAACAGGTTTAATATAGCTGCTGTAACCCCAAGATGAAGTTACATTTTGAATGTCAGTGTCTTGACTTTACTGTACTCTGCTTGACCCATGCGGACTTTACTGCTGTTGAATCGTGTTTGCACATGAGGGCAATACatatcagtttttaaatgttacattgcTTACACAATTTGTCATTTGAGTAGTCAAAGTAGTACACAAGTATATTAATGTATTTGGTTGAATGGAAATCTTGTACATGAGTTGTGAATTTAGTGCCACTGCAACAAATGCTACTGATGCGAGGAAGCCTTTAACAGCGTCTGAAAACActaataacttaattttattgTTACAAGCTGATGTAAATTGTTGCCCACTGCCTGACAGTTAATCACTTTGAGAGAGAAGGCATTTTCAGCTTCTGTAATTTTAGTTTTGGTGGTGGTTAAAgccttgtttttgcagtttgaataTGGACTTTTAAACAAACAGCCCCCTGGGCTGAATAATGAAGCCAATTTCAAATTGACAACAGCTGCAGTtcattgaatggccacttgaggctgattCCAGAAGCGAGTCAATCCCTGAAGACCGTTGCGTCCGGCATAGGTCACACAGAAGCAGGTCTCGTAAACAGGGCGTTTCCGTCCTTTTGACTCTTTTCCTCAACATGTAAAAAGTCCTGTTAGCAAGGTTAGAGTCAGAACTTTTTTGGTCACGCCTGCCATGGCGCAAAATTGTGCCTCATTTGTGATGCTTCACAAAGGCGTTAACAGCGCACACTGATGTTACAAACCgggggaaaaatgtgtttttctcatccACACTGAAAACTAAGTTTCTGATAATCTTCACACAGGAAagagttttgcaaaatatctgttttcagTAACCTAAAATGCAGTTGCATGTCGATAAAAGGCCAAAATGCtctcacaaaatgttttaagatcAACCCATGTACATGTGTATAGGGccttaaaatgcccaactttacagcaaagaaacatgttaacagccaggtacaaaaactgttttggtcccTATTGCATATTTCCCCATACAGGACAACTGTATAGTTGATGATTTTTTATGTTACTCACCCTTTTAACTTCTTATTGAGGCTTAAAGTTAGGCATTATTAGTCTGTGGTTACTGTCCTTGAGCTCTCTGTCAGATcgaccctcttgtccaaatatggtctgACTCCAGTTATTCAAGATggcgatggccaaaatgccaaacttgagctTCAAagtgggagtccacaaaccattATGACATTGTGgtgctacgtccattatttttatacagtctggtTTGAAAATATTGATCTGAGTTTGTCTCTTTAATCCCCAGGGTGTTGAAATGCTGTGGGAGGAAGTGCattatattgtctttttttagcaGCATTTCAGAGTGGCTGTCCAGTGGTTACACAGGCTGCCCTAAACTAAACGCTCAGTGTTCAAGTCCACATTTTGGCGCCCTGCTGATGCGTCTTTTAAGCAAGGCCTGGACTCACCcatatgtttttttaggtgCATTTAATATCATTAATATACCAAAGTTAAACTCAAACTACTGCTGCATCACTGACATCAAGGAGATTAGTCATAAAACCAAATTATGAGACTTTTTTTCTAACTCTCAGTCCTGATGCATGGACTACATAAAATCCTAActgtgagcatttttttctccttctgtaTTAATAGAGGTGGTGTGCGGTGCTCCTTCCATCTACCTGGACTTTGCCAGGACCAAGCTGGATGCCAAGTTCGGTGTTGCTGCCCAGAACTGCTACAAAGTTCCCAAGGGTGCCTTCACTGGGGAGATCAGGTATGTCAAGTGTCCGTCAGAGGAGAATAACCAGAGTTTGATTAtaagatggatggatgacttTATCATAAGGATGGCCGAAATAATAAAAGTAGCTCCACAGTTGCAGATTATTAGGTGAGATCACGTGTACAAAATATTTGTGTTGATTGTAAGGATGTTATCTGTGTTCAGCCCTGCGATGATCAAGGACTGTGGAGTGAACTGGGTGATCCTGGGACACTCGGAGAGGCGCCACGTCTTCGGAGAGAGTGACGAGGTAATTCTGGATGATTTTTAACTTGTTCTATCATTTTGCATCAgagttattatagttttttttccaatagttttttgttttatttcatttttaatttttgttttaaatacagtttagtTTCAagagtagttttatttttattttcaatattagTTGGGgggggttgttgttttgtgtttttttaataatataggCGGTAATTGTGAGGGGCAAAATTTACAATGTTGAGAACTGGAAGGCCTTTTGTGCAACACTGTAAACATCCCAGTCTCATTAACCATATGCACTAATGCCGCCTCATGCTTGTTGAGGCATTAGTGTTATAATTTAACAtattatctgtatttttatttgatctcATTTAATTTTGTAAGTACATAATATTGTCATATTATTATAATCTATTATTATAGactagtttttcatttttacatgagaactaaaatgttttttcacaccTATTTTAGttataataatcttttttttttttttaccagctcTATTGTTCTCTGTAATGATGCTGAGTGGAAAGAGTGGCACCCCTTTGCACAAAATAtcattcttccttttttaaacttgagattcttgtgtgttttgttttagctCATCGGTCAGAAGACAGCTCACGCTCTGGAGAGTGGTCTCGGTGTCATCGCCTGCATTGGCGAGAAGCTGGACGAGAGAGAGGGCGGCATCACCGAGAAGGTCGTCTTCGCTCAGACCAAGGTCATCGCAGGTACACGACCCCCGATGATCCTGCCGTATAGTTTTATACGCACAAGAAAGAGTCTAAATGTTGCAATGCACATTTCAGGGAAAGTTTGTGCAAGCTTGGTAGAAATCAGAAATCTTGTGAAATAGAAGTCTTATCACACGTCTTTTTCACAGACAATGTAAAGGACTGGAGCAAAGTCGTGCTCGCTTACGAGCCTGTGTGGGCCATTGGCACCGGCAAGACTGCTTCCCCACAGCAGGTAAATacaagaaaccactgaaaatgaTAACTGCAATCTCTCACAATGACTCGTCGtaaagtgtgtgtttcctgtgtgatATGTCAGGCACAGGAAGTTCATGACAAACTGAGGGCGTGGCTGAAGACAAACGTTTCTGAGGCTGTGGCCAACTCAGTGAGGATCATCTACGGAGGTCAGTCCAGATGGTGTTGTCATtatattctcatttttatttacagcatCGATCTCATGAATCTGTTCCTCCTCTCAGGCTCTGTGACCGGCGGCACCTGCAAAGAGCTCGCCTCCCAGAAGGACGTTGATGGTTTCCTCGTCGGCGGAGCCTCCCTCAAGCCAGAGTTTATTGAAATCATCAACGCCAAGGCATAAAATCCGCGGGCAGCTGCAATGTGACCACGTCCAGATCAGAGGCCAGCTCCATTCAGACGATCCAACTCCATCATCCCTCACTCTCAGCACTTAGTCCTCTTCCCCTTTttattcaaaagtatttgtgtaaTGATGTCATTCCCTCCTTTTCCATGGTATATTTTTTGGGTATATTTCGTCATGAAGAAAAGGGACAGGTTGACACATGCACTGTACCGCACTGAAAAGAGTTAAGTCCACTGAGAATAGTCTGTGTGCATACTAACTTCCACACCAAGTGCTCAAGCTGTAAAGACTGACAGTTACACCTCGAAGTGGACGGCCGTGTCCACGCCTTTACTTGAAAAATTTACCAACTTTTTGTGTGTAAACAGTGTCACAGCTCTCTTTGTCAATCAGATTTACTTGTCTTTTTAATATCGACGTCTCTTTGTGTAATTATGACGTTCTGTGGCTTTTACCTCCCTGTAGACGTGCATGAGccgcgctctgattggctgttacGCCGAGAGGGACGCGTCCATTACATGTTAATCATATTGTGTCATGGCCGAGGGGTAGAAGGGTGGGAAGGCTGTAAGGAAACATTATAATAAACGGTTTAGAGACTGATTTAGTGTGTTGaatcttgatttttatttattttctgtggcaATAGCCATAGCTGGAGCCATcccatttttttgtgcacaagaacgcctttagggaatttcttaaaatttggtacaaacgttAACTAGAATTCAAGGATGatctgataagattttggtggtcaaaggtcaatttcaATGTGACCTTCTCTGTCTTCTGCTTGTGAACACGATGTCTTTaccaccttgagggatttttttttttttttttttttttaccaaatttggtataaacatccacttgaatTCAGTTTAAGTGCAACTTGCCTGGTGCACAGAGGTTTACAACCCTGATGTATTAATTCTACTTTCTTGAGGTTTATCACAAGACTTTCCAAGGAAatcctttctttttaaaaaaaatattttataggTGAGAGAAAGTCACATGTGCAAGTCTCAAGTTACTGTATTCAGCAAGTCCAGATGAGTCCCTGCTATGAGTCAAGCAAGACAGGTCAAATCATTGCTCAGGTCATGCAAGTCATGAGTCTTATGAAATTCTTTTTAAGCTAATAACTTGTCTAAAAGTACACATTCACATacttttctttgtgaattttGTAGTGACGGATGAATTTAGTGGTGCTCTTGTCATTGAGTGTTAGGCTACAGGCTGTCTCATTACCATCATCAGTGGTATAATTCTTGaatccaattttttttaggACAAGCCCCCTCTTATAGCTGTCTCGACTGCTGATTTGGTGTTTACCAGATTTGCTCTCTGCACCAAAAATCCctgaatcatttttcaaaagcaaaactgaacTTTGCAGTATCTCAAAAAAACAGTAATCAAAAAAGTCCTTGAGAGTCATCTGCCTCAAGTCTGAGTCAGGACTCAAGTCATAAATATCAAAGTCAAGTCTTGAGCCACAAGTCCACAAAATTGGGACGCTTGTCTGACATAAGTCACATGCCTCGAGTCTCCCCTTCTTTGCCAGTAGGTTGCATAATCCGCTGTGTTCATATACAGATGATGGCAATCCCAGTGGTATTCTCAGGATGGCAGGGAGAGAGTATCTCATTACAGAAGTGAACTCCTGTTAAGACAATGCCATGCAGAGAAGCATTTGACTGCTATTTTTATCCCGGCGCAGAACTGGAACTGACACACAACAGTGAAAGACTCGTGCATCAGGGGATGAAACTGTAGCTTTGCCAATTACAAGTTTACATGCAGAAACTAATGTTTATTAGACTGTGAAATAAAGCTCAAAGCACACTGAGTAATTTAGTCTCCAcattctgtgtttgtttattccCACTTCTCTTATTACAAACAAAGCAATCCATGGATTACAATGTATCAGAGCTCAGCCCGCAAATTCTAACCAGGACAAAAATAGGAAGGAAAATCTCTGCTGACAAAGTGGAAATCTCCTTTATGTGCCCAAAGCATATTCAAAGTCCAGGGAGATGGCATTCAGTACACCTGCTTCCACACTGTTACTTAAAAACAGAACTGAAGTCCTCCCTTTTTATTAGaaccattttaaaatgttccatatgcatacacatatttgtttatttgcatttattcttttgttttttgctgttttatgttttttttatgtaaagcactCTGAACCTCTTCTTTATGATTATatacaaattaatttaaattaaactaaatacaGTTGGGAGAGTGCCCTCAGTaataggcctttttcacagaGGATATTTTGACTCCTCACAGGAGgagaagcacaggtgtaaataaggAAATTAACGATGACTCTGTTCGTTTAGCTGCTTTGATGTCAGGCTCCTGGCATTGTGCATGCTCACTCTCACTGGAGCACTTGAATACAACAGAGCCATCGTTAGTGTTATTGgaaacacctgtgcttttcatACTGAGTCAagttaaaatatctgctgtgagAAAGCCCCAGCCAgattcatttcatcatttcatgttGGATTTCCTTCACAATCTGCATGTCAGCAAACACTTGGTTTTAACCAAATATTTGGCTGCCTCAGTGTCTTTGTCCCCTTTATATTTTTGCTATGCTGAAACACCCACTGGACTAAAACCCTTCTAATGACCACAATGCTGTAGTTGCAGTATGTGCAGGAGGTCAAAATAGAAAGAATACTTGTTGTATATGatgttatttaataattaaacagttttttaataatataaatgtattatttttacatataaatgaGAACATAAAACAGGACAGCACCATTATCAA contains:
- the tpi1b gene encoding triosephosphate isomerase B, producing MSRKFFVGGNWKMNGDKASLGELIKTMNAAKVDPNVEVVCGAPSIYLDFARTKLDAKFGVAAQNCYKVPKGAFTGEISPAMIKDCGVNWVILGHSERRHVFGESDELIGQKTAHALESGLGVIACIGEKLDEREGGITEKVVFAQTKVIADNVKDWSKVVLAYEPVWAIGTGKTASPQQAQEVHDKLRAWLKTNVSEAVANSVRIIYGGSVTGGTCKELASQKDVDGFLVGGASLKPEFIEIINAKA